A genomic stretch from Eriocheir sinensis breed Jianghai 21 chromosome 31, ASM2467909v1, whole genome shotgun sequence includes:
- the LOC127005848 gene encoding uncharacterized PE-PGRS family protein PE_PGRS54-like isoform X34, with product MGACTRILPHLALALMLAVIVVPQRSQARTSLKDLSSRVCHSLTCGASDAFYPHPSYCTHYVHCISGTPYVKRCPSNLHFNAARGSCDIPREAHCVPFKRSCELQVPFVADGPTDGQVTCDCGGTCTKAHPYRCDAYYHCDAMGVEHLTECPSGLMFNSRVEQCDVPENTQCPQSPSCSCDNCRYPTSDHCSTFWQCENGKAVKHYCSSGLLFNRDTSQCDLAINVECSAGAWQSGSFVETVCVDHRKDCEVFVKEGGCVCNDDVCDWQTFVLQNCPKSCGKCKGEKTMKKRIFSLPSDGGNARKKSKESGSKEHGHGHGSKESGSKESGNKGSGSKESGSKESGNKGSGSKESGSKESGNKGSGSKESGSKESGNKGSGSKESGNKGSGSKESGNKGSGSKESGSKESGNKGSGSKESGSKESGNKGSGSKESGSKESGSKESGNKGSGSKESGNKDSGSKESGNKDSGSKESGSKETVEVDGNISGESCEGGDGGGGNGNNSTEGDGGDNVDVGSGGDGGNGGDGGNGGDVGGDGGSGGGHVVDGCVINCILGKYLPHPINCRKFIYCAPSGPEEVSCAPFNVWDQEELACTNERLTPCVTGSYITTEGKPCGSGGDGGDVGSDDDGDSGGDGDSGGDGDSSGDGDSSGDGDSSGDGGDAGSGGDGDSGDAGSGGDGGDGGIGGDGGSGGDHIVDGCIIPCSLGKYLPHPTDCHKFIQCAPYGPEEMPCAPGTIWEQGKLTCNHEGLTPCVTGAYLTPEGKTCGGDGGDAGSGGDGGSGGNGSSGGDGGSGGDGGDAGSGGDGDGDGSSGNSGGDGGSGGGHVIDGCVISCTLGKYLPHPTDCRKFIQCAPYGPEEMPCAPGTIWEQGKLTCNHEGLTPCVTGAYLTPEGKICGGDGGDGGDGSGGDGGDAGSGGDGGDGGSGGDGGSGGDGGDAGSGGDGGGDGGHVVDGCVINCTLGKYLPHPTDCRKFIQCAPYGPEEMPCAPGTIWEQGKLTCNHEGSTPCVTGAYLTPEGKTCGGDGGDGGDGSDGGSGGDGGDAGSGGDGGDAGSGGDGGDAGSGGDGGDGGSGGDGGGDGSGGNGGGDGGSGGGHVIDGCVINCTLGKYLPHPTDCRKFIQCAPYGPEEMPCAPGTIWEQGKLTCNHEGSTPCVTGAYLTPEGKICGGDGEDGGDGSDGGDAGSGGDSGDAGSGGDGGDGGSGGDGGDGGSGGDGGDAGSGGDGGGDGGHVVDGCVINCTLGKYLPHPTDCRKFIQCAPYGPEEMPCAPGTIWEQGKLTCNHEGSTPCVTGAYLTPEGKTCGGDGGDGGDGSDGGSGGDGGDAGSGGDGGDAGSGGDGGDAGSGGDGGDGGSGGDGGSGGDGGSGGDAGSGGDGGSGGDGGGDGGHVVDGCVINCTLGKYLPHPTDCRKFIQCAPYGPEEMPCAPGTIWEQGKLTCNHEGSTPCVTGAYLTPEGKICGGDGGDGGDGSDGGDAGSGGDGGDAGSGGDGGDGGSGGDGGSGGDGGSGGDGGSGGDGGDAGSGGDGGGDSGHVVDGCVINCTLGKYLPHPTDCRKFIQCAPYGPEEMPCAPGTIWEQGKLTCNHEGSTPCVTGAYLTPEGKTCGGDGGDAGSGGDGGDAGSGGDGGDAGSGGDGGDAGSGGDGGDAGSGGDGGDAGSGGDGGDAGSGGDGGDAGSGGDGGDAGSGGDGGDAGSGGDGGDAGSGGDGGDAGSGGDGGDSGSGGDGGDAGSGGDGGDAGSGGDGGDAGSGGDGGDAGSGGDGGDAGSGGDGGDAGSGGDGGDAGSGGDGGDAGSGGDGGDAGSGGDGGDAGSGGDGGDSGSGDGGDAGSGGDGGDAGSGGDGGDAGSGGDGGDAGSGGDGGDSGSGDGGDGACEDAQYDCIFWAANNDCNCKPTDGDCSWQTYVAAACPKSCGSCEPQVGGDGDEVCEDNVSDCRFWAANKDCNCKPTDGDCSWQKYVADNCPKSCGTCNTSGDGGNGGEDGGSGGDGGDSGSGGDGGDGGSGGDGGSGGDGGDAGSGGDGGDAGSGGDGGDAGSGGDGGDAGSGGDGGDAGSGGDGGDAGSGGDGGDAGSGGDGGDAGSGGDGGDAGSGGDGGDAGSGGDGGDAGSGGDGGDAGSGGDGGDAGSGGDGGDTGSGGDGGDAGSGGDGGDAGSGGDGGDAGSGGDGGDAGSGGDGGDAGSGGDGGDAGSGGDGGSGGDHIVDGCIIPCSLGKYLPHPTDCRKFIQCAPYGPEEMPCAPGTIWEQGKLTCNHEGSTPCVTGAYLTPEGKTCGGDGGSGGDGGDAGSGGDGGDAGSGGDGGDAGSGGDGGDAGSGGDGGDAGSGGDGGDAGSGGDGGDAGSGGDGGDAGSGGDGGDGGSGGDGGDESVEDCELSCPKSEGIFPHPRDCRKWIRCLHGKPYVKECPFHLQFNPVLRVCDWPQHAKCVASSNADCGVPEPVVPTEPPNVKPDICDCECCLRPHPEDCTAYYYCEPGSNAEFHTCSEGLVFNPQLSQCVIQDQYPQCQPEKPPTCDPTCECLYPAEACTEYYKCNGDGVPVKFECFGGLYFNDEKHSCDLPKNVSCELRRKRTYNPEPQKYISAEECKTRKGFFAKRGDPSGYFMCSNGIAFSLRCPDGAVFSSAVGRCILRK from the exons CGTCGACCATCGAAAGGACTGTGAAGTATTCGTGAAGGAAGGAGGCTGTGTCTGCAACGATGACGTCTGTGACTGGCAGACCTTCGTCCTTCAAAACTGTCCCAAGTCGTGCGGCAAATGCAAGGGagaaaagacaatgaagaagagaatattttccctcccttctgatGGAGGAAACGCCCGCAAGAAGTCCAAGGAGTCGGGGAGCAAAGAACATGGACACGGACACGGCAGCAAGGAGTCAGGAAGCAAGGAGTCAGGCAACAAGGGTTCAGGCAGCAAGGAGTCAGGAAGCAAAGAATCTGGCAACAAGGGTTCAGGCAGCAAGGAGTCAGGAAGCAAGGAGTCAGGCAACAAGGGTTCAGGCAGCAAGGAGTCAGGCAGCAAGGAGTCAGGCAACAAGGGTTCAGGCAGCAAGGAGTCAGGCAACAAGGGTTCAGGCAGCAAGGAGTCAG GCAACAAGGGTTCAGGCAGCAAGGAGTCAG GAAGCAAGGAGTCAGGCAACAAGGGTTCAGGCAGCAAGGAGTCAGGAAGCAAGGAGTCAGGCAACAAGGGTTCAGGCAGCAAGGAGTCAGGCAGCAAGGAGTCAGGAAGCAAGGAGTCAGGCAACAAGGGTTCAGGCAGCAAGGAGTCAGGCAACAAGGACTCGGGCAGCAAGGAGTCAGGCAACAAGGACTCGGGCAGCAAGGAGTCAGGCAGTAAAGAGACTGTCGAAGTTGATGGCAACATTAGCGGTGAAAGCTGTgaaggtggagatggtggtggaggaaatgGGAACAACAGCACCGAAGGAGACGGTGGTGATAATGTTGATGTCGGCAGTGGAGGAGATGGCGGCAACGGTGGTGATGGAGGCaacggtggtgatgttggtggagaCGGCGGCTCAGGTGGCGGCCACGTCGTCGACGGTTGCGTCATTAACTGCATTCTCGGCAAGTACCTGCCTCACCCAATTAACTGCCGCAAGTTCATCTACTGCGCGCCCTCGGGCCCCGAGGAGGTATCCTGCGCGCCATTTAACGTTTGGGATCAAGAAGAGTTGGCATGCACCAACGAGCGTTTGACCCCCTGCGTCACTGGCTCCTACATCACCACCGAGGGCAAACCATGCGGTAGCGGGGGTGATGGAGGTGACGTCGGCAGCGATGACGATggagacagtggtggtgatggagacagCGGTGGTGATGGAGACAGCAGTGGTGATGGAGACAGCAGTGGTGATGGAGACagcagtggtgatggaggtgacgcAGGAAGCGGTGGTGATGGAGACAGTGGTGATGCCggcagcggtggtgatggaggtgacggCGGCATCGGTGGTGACGGAGGCTCAGGCGGCGACCACATCGTTGATGGCTGCATCATTCCTTGTTCCCTCGGCAAGTACCTGCCTCACCCGACTGACTGCCATAAGTTCATCCAGTGCGCGCCCTACGGCCCCGAAGAGATGCCCTGTGCACCCGGCACTATCTGGGAACAAGGAAAGCTGACCTGCAACCACGAGGGCTTGACCCCCTGCGTCACTGGCGCCTACCTCACCCCCGAGGGCAAGAcctgtggtggtgacggtggtgacgctggcagtggtggtgatgggggcagCGGTGGTAATGGAAgcagcggtggtgatggaggcagcggtggtgatggaggtgatgccggcagcggtggtgatggtgatggagacgGCAgcagtggtaatagtggtggagACGGCGGCTCAGGCGGCGGCCACGTCATCGACGGTTGCGTCATCAGCTGCACCCTCGGCAAGTACCTGCCTCACCCGACTGACTGCCGCAAGTTCATCCAGTGCGCGCCCTACGGCCCCGAAGAGATGCCCTGTGCGCCCGGCACTATCTGGGAACAAGGAAAGCTGACCTGCAACCACGAGGGCTTGACCCCCTGCGTCACTGGCGCCTACCTCACCCCCGAGGGCAAAAtctgtggtggtgacggtggagacggaggagacggcagtggaggtgacggtggtgacgcaggcagtggaggtgatggaggtgatggcggcagcggtggtgatggaggcagcggtggtgatggaggtgatgccggcagcggtggtgatggtggtggagacggCGGCCACGTCGTCGACGGCTGCGTCATCAACTGCACCCTCGGCAAGTACCTGCCTCACCCGACTGACTGTCGCAAGTTCATCCAGTGCGCGCCCTACGGCCCCGAAGAGATGCCCTGTGCGCCCGGCACTATCTGGGAACAAGGAAAGCTGACCTGCAACCACGAGGGCTCAACCCCCTGCGTCACTGGCGCCTACCTCACCCCCGAGGGCAAGAcctgtggtggtgacggtggtgacggaG gagacgGCAGTgacggaggaagtggtggtgacggaggtgatGCCGGcagtggaggtgacggtggtgacgcaggcagtggaggtgatggaggtgatgccggcagcggtggtgatggag gtgacggcggcagcggtggtgatggtggtggagacggcagcggtggtaatggtggtggagacGGCGGCTCAGGCGGCGGCCACGTCATCGACGGCTGCGTCATCAACTGCACCCTCGGCAAGTACCTGCCTCACCCGACTGACTGCCGCAAGTTCATCCAGTGCGCGCCCTACGGCCCCGAAGAGATGCCCTGTGCGCCCGGCACTATCTGGGAACAAGGAAAGCTGACCTGCAACCACGAGGGCTCAACCCCCTGCGTCACTGGCGCCTATCTCACCCCCGAGGGCAAAAtctgtggtggtgacggtgaagaCGGAGGAGACGGCAGTGACGGAGGTGATGCCGGCAGTGGAGGTGACAGTGGTGACGCAGgcagtggaggtgatggaggtgatggcggcagcggtggtgatggtggtgatggaggcagcggtggtgatggaggtgatgccggcagcggtggtgatggtggtggagacggCGGCCACGTCGTCGACGGCTGCGTCATCAACTGCACCCTCGGCAAGTACCTGCCTCACCCGACTGACTGCCGTAAGTTCATCCAGTGCGCGCCCTACGGCCCCGAAGAGATGCCCTGTGCGCCCGGCACTATCTGGGAACAAGGAAAGCTGACCTGCAACCACGAGGGCTCAACCCCCTGCGTCACTGGCGCCTACCTCACCCCCGAGGGCAAGAcctgtggtggtgacggtggagaCGGAGGAGACGGCAGTgacggaggaagtggtggtgacggaggtgatGCCGGcagtggaggtgacggtggtgacgcaggcagtggaggtgatggaggtgatgccggtagcggtggtgatggaggtgatggcggcagcggtggtgatggaggcagtggAGGTGATGGCGGCAGCGGTGGTGACGCAGGCAGTGGAGGTGAtggcggcagcggtggtgatggtggtggagacggCGGCCACGTCGTCGACGGCTGCGTCATCAACTGCACCCTCGGCAAGTACCTGCCTCACCCGACTGACTGCCGTAAGTTCATCCAGTGCGCGCCCTACGGCCCCGAAGAGATGCCCTGTGCGCCCGGCACTATCTGGGAACAAGGAAAGCTGACCTGCAACCACGAGGGCTCAACCCCCTGCGTCACTGGCGCCTACCTCACCCCCGAGGGCAAAAtctgtggtggtgacggtggagaCGGAGGAGACGGCAGTGACGGAGGTGATGCCGGcagtggag gtgacggtggtgacgcaggcagtggaggtgatggag gtgatggcggcagcggtggtgatggaggcagtggaggtgatggcggcagcggtggtgatggaggcagcggtggtgatggaggtgatgccggcagcggtggtgatggtggtggagacagCGGCCACGTCGTCGACGGCTGCGTCATCAACTGCACCCTCGGCAAGTACCTGCCTCACCCGACTGACTGCCGCAAGTTCATCCAGTGTGCGCCCTACGGCCCCGAAGAGATGCCCTGTGCGCCCGGCACTATCTGGGAACAAGGAAAGCTGACCTGCAACCACGAGGGCTCAACCCCCTGCGTCACTGGCGCCTACCTCACCCCCGAGGGCAAAACctgtggtggtgacggaggtgacgctggcagtggtggtgatggtggagacgcaggcagtggcggtgatggtggagacgcaggcagtggcggtgatggtggagacgcaggcagtggcggtgatggtggagacgcaggcagtggcggtgatggtggagacgcaggcagtggtggtgatggtggagacgcaggcagtggcggtgatggtggagacgcaggcagtggcggtgatggtggagacgcaggcagtggcggtgatggtggagacgcaggcagtggcggtgatggtggagacgcaggcagtggcggtgatggtggagacgcaggcagcggcggtgatggtggagactcaggcagtggcggtgatggtggagacgcaggcagtggcggtgatggtggagacgcaggcagtggcggtgatggtggagacgcaggcagtggcggtgatggtggagacgcaggcagtggcggtgatggtggagacgcaggcagtggcggtgatggtggagacgcag gcagtggcggtgatggtggagacgcaggcagtggcggtgatggtggagacgcaggcagtggcggtgatggtggagacgcaggcagtggtggtgatggtggagacgcaggcagcggcggtgatggtggagacTCAGGCAGCGGCGATGGTGGAGACGCAggcagtggcggtgatggtggagacgcaggcagtggcggtgatggtggagacgcaggcagtggtggtgatggtggagacgcaggcagcggcggtgatggtggagacTCAGGCAGTGGCGATGGTGGAGATGGTGCATGCGAAGACGCGCAATATGACTGCATCTTCTGGGCAGCTAATAATGATTGTAACTGCAAGCCGACAGATGGTGATTGCTCATGGCAAACCTATGTGGCTGCAGCTTGCCCCAAGAGCTGCGGATCTTGTGAACCACAAGTGGGCGGCGATGGAGATGAAGTTTGCGAAGACAATGTATCTGACTGCCGATTCTGGGCCGCAAATAAGGATTGCAACTGCAAACCAACTGATGGGGATTGCTCCTGGCAAAAATATGTTGCAGACAATTGCCCGAAAAGCTGTGGAACGTGTAACACATCTGGTGACGGTGGCAATGGCGGTGAAGACGGCGGcagcggtggtgacggtggtgattcTGGcagcggtggtgacggtggtgatggtggaagtggtggtgatggaggcagcggtggtgatggaggtgacgccggcagtggtggtgatggtggtgacgccggcagcggtggtgatggaggtgacgccggcagcggtggtgatggaggtgacgccggcagcggtggtgatggcggtgacgccggtagcggtggtgatggcggtgacgccggcagtggtggtgatggcggtgacgcCGGCAGTGGTGGCGATGGCGGTGACGCCggcagcggtggtgatggcggtgacgccggcagcggtggtgatggcggtgacgccggcagcggtggtgatggcggtgacgccggcagtggtggtgatggcggtgacgccggcagtggtggtgatggcggtgacgccggcagcggtggtgatggcggtgacaccggcagtggtggtgatggcggtgacgccggcagcggtggtgatggtggtgacgccggcagcggtggtgatggaggtgacgccggcagcggtggtgatggcggtgacgccggcagcggtggtgatggcggtgacgccggcagcggtggtgatggcggtgacgcCGGCAGCGGTGGTGACGGAGGCTCAGGCGGCGACCACATCGTTGATGGCTGCATTATTCCTTGTTCCCTCGGCAAGTACCTGCCTCATCCGACAGACTGCCGCAAGTTCATCCAGTGCGCGCCCTACGGCCCCGAAGAGATGCCCTGTGCGCCCGGCACTATCTGGGAACAAGGAAAGCTGACCTGCAACCACGAGGGCTCGACCCCCTGCGTCACTGGCGCCTACCTCACCCCCGAGGGCAAGACCTGTGGTGGCgatggaggaagtggtggtgacggaggtgacgccggcagcggtggtgatggaggtgatgccggcagtggtggtgatggaggtgacgctggcagtggtggtgatggaggtgacgccggaagtggtggtgatggtggtgacgccggcagtggtggtgatggaggtgatgctggcagcggtggtgatggaggtgacgctggcagtggtggtgatggaggtgacgcCGGCagcggtggtgacggcggtgacgGAGGCAGCGGTGGTGACGGAGGTGATGAAAGCGTTGAGGACTGTGAACTGTCGTGCCCGAAGAGCGAAGGAATATTCCCTCACCCTCGTGACTGCAGGAAGTGGATACGTTGCCTGCACGGGAAGCCTTACGTGAAGGAGTGTCCCTTCCACCTGCAGTTCAACCCTGTGCTCCGAGTGTGTGACTGGCCCCAGCACGCCAAATGTGTAGCTTCCAGTAATGCGGATTGTGGCGTTCCCGAACCTGTCGTTCCAACGGAGCCGCCCAATGTCAAGCCCGATATCTGCGACTGCGAGTGTTGCCTGCGACCTCACCCTGAAGACTGCACGGCCTATTACTACTGTGAG CCTGGCTCCAACGCCGAGTTCCACACCTGCTCGGAGGGGCTCGTGTTCAACCCCCAGCTGAGCCAGTGCGTCATCCAGGACCAGTACCCGCAGTGCCAGCCCGAGAAGCCCCCGACGTGCGATCCCACCTGTGAATGTCTCTATCCGGCAGAGGCCTGCACCGAGTACTACAAGT GCAACGGTGACGGCGTTCCCGTGAAGTTCGAGTGTTTTGGTGGCCTTTACTTCAACGACGAGAAGCACTCCTGCGACCTCCCGAAGAACGTGTCCTGCGAGCTGCGTCGGAAGAGGACGTACAATCCAGAGCCGCAGAAGTACATAAGCG CCGAGGAGTGCAAGACCCGCAAAGGATTCTTCGCCAAGAGAGGGGATCCTTCGGGCTACTTCATGTGCAGCAACGGCATCGCCTTCTCTCTGCGGTGTCCTGACGGCGCAGTGTTCAGCTCCGCGGTCGGCAGATGTATCCTCAGAAAGTAA